Below is a genomic region from Thermodesulfobacteriota bacterium.
TGAATGGCATGGTTTTTTTTGGAAAGAGCCACAGGAAAACAAGCTTTGCAGCTCGCCGCAAACTTGACAATTCTTTCCTTAATGTTCTATCTTTACTATTAGAGGTGAGCTTTATGAGTTTTACTGTTGTGCTTCTTCTTATCTGTTTTCCTGTCCTGGCTATTTGCGCCTTCGCCATGTATATAGGTATGAGCGGGTTAGAAAAGAAGAAAGAAAAAAGGGTGAAGGATAGGAAAGCCCTTGAAAATCAGTTGATCTGGAACGGAATGTGGAAGCTCGTAGGAGCAGACCTGGTTACCTTGGATAAGGCTATATGTTTTCTTCTTGAAGATCAGAGGGCAAGAGCCGGTATGAGCCATGAGGAGAGGATGAAGAAAGCCGGTCTACTGAGCAAGTATAAATCTACTTTAGAAGAACCAGAGAAAAAGATATATACGACCAATAATAGGTTTGGAAATTGGAATGGGTGGGGTTATGGTTGGAATGAACAGTATTCTGGACCAAAAGTTATTAATCCTCCTGGAAAACCCCAGAATTTTTCACTCTCCGATTTTGAATGGTTCGCCTAAGAGTACTTAGCCTTTATTTTCCTCTATTTCTATATTCTTCAGGCACAACGACCTTGTTATTAAGTGACTCTGGCTGTTCCTCGGGTGGATTTCCTATTATAACCGTCTTCGTTTTACCGCCAGGTTCCTGAACAGACTTCTCATAGACTTGCGGTACATAGGGATCAGACACGACCTCACTTGTTCTTTGCCCGTGTTCTGGGTCATACCCGGTCAGAGCGTTGCCTGTTGCTCTGGGCAGGCTGGGAGAAAAATCGAAGATCTCTCCTTGAGTCCTGTTTCTTTCACTTTGAAATTCAGTTTGTACGTGTCCCCTATCATGCTGGATATTTTCGTATCCATGCTCTACATGTGACCTGATTTGGTCAACTTCTTGCTGAACACCCAGGGTTTGCGGAATAGTTACCCCACCACTCCCTAAAGGGCGTCTTTCTCCTTCGCCAAAGTTTACTACCGAGTTTATGTTGCTAGGCTCCTGGAGCTGAAAGCTCTCTAATTGATTTCTATCCACATTTGGGAGAATAAGACCTACGCCTGCAGCGACGGTCGGTGTGCCTCCAAATCGTTCTTCATTAAATACTCTTTGTTGGTACTCAGAAACCGCATTTCTAAATCTTTGGGCGTTAGTCGATTCGGGGTTATGTACATAGTCGTAAAAAGCTCTATTGAGATCCTCAGAATTAGCAAACCTACTGGCGATTTCAGGAGTAAGATTGAAGCTGGAACTGACCCCACCTGATACAGTTGTTGCCTGGACTCTCTCAAGGCTTTGAGCTTGTTGCAACTGACCGGAAGCTTCATTATAAAAGGCTCGGGCATCAGTTATGCCTGAAGTTTTTTCGCTTCCGCCAAACGTACCACTTTGGGTTGATGTGCCAAGCTCGGTAGATGTTCCAAACCTATCGGTAATACTGAGAAGGTTAGAATAATCGCTCTTATTAGCCGAGTCTATTGCATTCTGCAGAGATTGGGAAAGTCGGGAACTATCCTGGAACCCTTCCTGATATTGGGTTTGTCCTCTTAGTGCACCTCTAATATTCCCAAGTATTCCAAGTCCAGCTCCGCCGCCCTCACCCAAACCAAATGTTCCACTCAATCCCCCGCTGAGTCCCAATTCTTTTGCCCCTAGGGCAGTAAGGGCATAGTTTAGCGCTGTATCCCTGTCCACTCCTGTTGCGTGACGGATATTGTCTGCTATAGATTGCAGTCTGTTTAGCGAGTCTGCCTGTTGTCCGGTAAGTGAAACTAATTCCCCAGTCCTCAGATTCCTAAATTGGTTGTGACTGTTACCAACCCTCGAAAGCTGGCTTATCTGAGATGAAAGAGACAAGACGCTTCTGTTAACGTTAGACAAAGCCGAGCTTCTCAGGTCGCTTATCCTCTCTCCAATCTGGGAATTTATGTCTGTGCTCCCTACGATACCAAACGGGAAATTTCCGGTATTAAGTTCGTGTGCAGGTAGATCACCATACCCCGAAAATTTATCTACCGCGCCTTTAGCAACCAACGCGGTCCGGTCATCTTTATTCGCGTTGATATTATTGAAGCTTGCGACACCGATACTCGAAGAACCAAGCGTAACGTTCCCGAGCGCCGTGCTTGTCCCTGCACCCTGAGCTATCCCCGTAGTGGGTCCAAGAAGCTGTTGCAAGGCCCCCACTATCGCATGTGCACTCTGGCTGACAATAAAGTAGGAGATAAAGGGAACTACTAGAGTGGCCAGTCCGGCAACAGCAACAGCCGTCTGAGTTTCATGAGCAAGGGCAGGATTTGTGAGGATTGAAAGCTGACCTCCTACTACCCCGGGAAGGAGGCGCTGCATAGAAAGATTGGCGAAGAGATTTACTATTGCGTAAATGGGGTTCCAGAACTCCAGCCAGAGTAGAATAGTCAAATAAGCAGGAAAAATTCTGTTTATCAAGGGTGTCATCATGAGAAAGAGCACTATGGGGAATATCCCGTACATTATTCCCTGCAATAGCCCTCTGATTACGGGAAGGGTCTTTTTGGCCATTTCCCCCATAACCACAAAGGCGCTCTTTTGCTGTGCCTGCGCTTCCGACACTGCGATAGCAAGAAGCGTAGCATCTGCCCCTGTGGCAGCCGCCTGCGCTTTAAATGCATCCCCGAATACATTGATCAGGGCATTTTGAATGACTATATCCTTTGCGCTGAAAGAAAGTTGAGAAAGGTCGGAATACGCAACCTCAACAATGCCCTCAAGAGTTCCTGTAGTAGTGCCGAATATAGAGTTCTCAAGGGTGGTAAGCCACTGAGGATAGTAAGTGCTAATGCAATTTTGGATCCGTGGATATGCGTCCCGGCAAAGCATAAGGTCCGGAAGTCCCTCTACTTCCCCGCAGGAGGCAGAGACATAGATTTGGGCATAACGAGTAGAATCGGTTGCCAAGTCATTCAGGAGATTTGAGGATTCCAGAAGTGCCTTCTCTGATACACTTCCATCGAGAATGTCATAAAACGTGCAGTTTCTTATAAAGTCTACAAAACTCCTTCTTAGGTTGGGCTCAGGAATAATGAAGCTGGTAGAGCGTCTCATGAGGTCTCCACCCTGAAGATAGCCGTTACTTGCATATTGTAGAGGCCCTGGAATGGTGAATGCGGATTCCATGATTCTGGTAAGGGCATCCCCGATCCTGGAGGTTACCGAAGCAAAAATACCTACCCCTGCAGGCACACTTCCGATCACCTTATTGGCAGAAGGATCAAGCCGGTCATTGATCGCCACATCTACCTTGACACCGAAGAGGGATAGATACACAATCACCGCTGCGAAGAACCAGGCGGCGTTGAATTGCCGCTGGAACATGATACTTAGTACTGCAACAAGAAGTCCGATGACAAGACCAAGCCTGAGGAGTCCGTTTAAGTCTCCTCCGCCCGCCAAAATTGCAACGGAGTTTAAGACTTCTCCTATAAACTGCCCATTTCCGTAGGTGTTAATCTCAAATGCAGGTGCTGCGTAGGAAATAGAGGGAAGAAGAAAAAGAGAAATTCCTCCGAAAACCATGACTAGTTTATTTAATTTCATATCTTTTCCACCCTTACCTTATTTGAACCGTGTTATTGTCTTTTCCAAAGTTGTACTGGGCCAATATTCCGGAGGACTCGAGGTTCTGTGTGAGCCTCCTTTCCAGAAAGTCCAGGGTCTTGAGCAGGGAGTCGAAGTTTTGAAGCTTTGTCTCAGACTTGCCTAACTCATTATAGGCCATATCATAGACCTGTTTAGAATCCCGGTAGAAGCTATCAAGAGCCTCTTTGCTTCCGGCGACTCCGTTAAGCCCGGCACTCTGAAGTCCCTGGGTGGTATGTCTAAAGGCCATGTCGAACCAGTAAGTTGCGGCCAGAATGGCGATTGAATCCGAGTACTGCTCGATGAAGCTCTTTCCAGCCGGCACCGGATACCCGCTTGTAACGTTCAGAAACTTCCAGACAGGGGAAGGGAGCGCCTCGATGAACTGTTTGATCTCGTCACTGGGCTCGCTCTTTGTAATGATGGCCATAAAAGCCTCTTCGAGCTTTGATTTCACCATTTGTTTAAATCCATCAATTGTTTCAGAGACCTCTGTCGGGTTTAGGCATTCTGATCCATCGCACTGATAGCGCATCACCGGACCTCCGTTTACAAGGTCTGAGACAGTGAGTAAAGGTGCTTTAGACGTTGCTGAATCATTTGTTACAATCACCGTTCCTGTCGTGCTCATTATGTACTGTCTTAAATCGTCAGGAACATCTAGCTGTTGTAATGCCCTCCATACGAGGTTGCCCTCGGGATTAGCGCGCACTGCATCATCTCCTGAGGCAGAGGCCTGGGCGCTTGTCAGGTCATCGGCACATGCTCGCCATGCAGAAATAAAATCTTCAAAACCACCCGAAGCATTTCCGATTTGAGCGCATCTACCCCACTGTCCGGTGCGGATCGCGCTTGCGAGACCGAATACCCCTTTAGCCACGCTTTCTCCCGCTTGACAGGTGTTTATCGCCAGTTGATTTGCTGAGCGGCTAACATCCTCTAGCCACTGTAAGACATCGTAGCAGGAAGGACAGAGGGTTTTTATTGCCAGCATGAATCCATAGCTGAGCGCGGAGGTGCCAATGGTCTTTAACTTTTGAATCAGCTCATCAACGTTTATGTAGGAGAACGCTCCAAGGAATACATCTATTCCCTGACAGCCAGCGCGAATACTGGGAAGGCTTACGGTAAAAGGCTGAAGGGTATCATATGGGGTTCTGATGGATAATGAGCCGCCGGTAACGTATCCACGGGACTGGGTTTCGTATATGCCTGGTTCAGTAACGGCACTCCCTTCAAATCCAAGACGGTTAAACATATCCTGGACCTGGGAGTTGAGATCGGCCAGGGCAGGTGTGGAAATAGTCAATGCTATAGTAAAAACCAAAGTTATAAATCTCATCTCGACACCTCCTCTGTCTGTAAGAAGAGGCTTGTTGGATTCTTAACAGACCTGGTTTTGAAGAAGGTCTCTAAAGAGCTATCACTGGTCTCTTCCTGTAAAGCGGGCGAGGCTCCTATCCCGTTATTCCCCGATAGAAATGCTTGTGTCGGGGGATAGTCTTGCCGGTTTATTCCTAAAATTTGCTGTCCTACTAGATAGAGCCTTTTTTCCAGCTCATCATAGGAAACAAGTCCTGTGCTCACTCTTATTACCTTGTCAGGGGGAACAAGGAGAAACAGGGCGGGAACTTCGGTTACCCCTAAGTTTCTAGCCTGGCCTCTATCAACCTGATAATCTCCCCAATCGGGTAGTCCTGCTCCGTCCAGGGATACTGCCATTATCCCAATCGGGTAATTCTGTTGAAGGACTTTGAGTAATCTCGATTCCTCCTGACAGTAGGGGCATGCGGTCGTAAAAAAGAATATAAGCTCGCCTGACTGAGAGAGTTTTGTGATCACCTCACGCATGGAGTTCTTGTCCTCTGCAGTTGCAAGTTGGATCCCAAGACTGGAGGTGGGATGACGAACAGTCTCGTCTAGCTGAGGATTTTCCCATAGTGTACTTCTCCAAACTTCTGCAAACTGTTGGCTGCGGTCGAGCATCAGTTTCTGATAAGCCATATATTCGCGAACGTTCTCAGGGGTGGGATCAAGAACTGCGCGGTTGAAAAGCTCTTCCCCTCTCTTCCTTATATCTTCTACCGTTAGCGGTGAAGCCTGGGTTTGCTCATGCGGCAGTTCGGCTTTCTTTTCCTGGAGTTCTTTGATGATCTCGTACCAAAACCATCCACGATGGTGCTCATCGAAGTATCTGTATTCTTCAGCTCTTACTCTAAGCGTGGAAAGAGGTAATAAAAGAAGGACTAAAGTGACTGAAGTTTTATACATTCCCGTATCACCTTCTAATTAACAT
It encodes:
- a CDS encoding conjugal transfer protein TraG N-terminal domain-containing protein yields the protein MKLNKLVMVFGGISLFLLPSISYAAPAFEINTYGNGQFIGEVLNSVAILAGGGDLNGLLRLGLVIGLLVAVLSIMFQRQFNAAWFFAAVIVYLSLFGVKVDVAINDRLDPSANKVIGSVPAGVGIFASVTSRIGDALTRIMESAFTIPGPLQYASNGYLQGGDLMRRSTSFIIPEPNLRRSFVDFIRNCTFYDILDGSVSEKALLESSNLLNDLATDSTRYAQIYVSASCGEVEGLPDLMLCRDAYPRIQNCISTYYPQWLTTLENSIFGTTTGTLEGIVEVAYSDLSQLSFSAKDIVIQNALINVFGDAFKAQAAATGADATLLAIAVSEAQAQQKSAFVVMGEMAKKTLPVIRGLLQGIMYGIFPIVLFLMMTPLINRIFPAYLTILLWLEFWNPIYAIVNLFANLSMQRLLPGVVGGQLSILTNPALAHETQTAVAVAGLATLVVPFISYFIVSQSAHAIVGALQQLLGPTTGIAQGAGTSTALGNVTLGSSSIGVASFNNINANKDDRTALVAKGAVDKFSGYGDLPAHELNTGNFPFGIVGSTDINSQIGERISDLRSSALSNVNRSVLSLSSQISQLSRVGNSHNQFRNLRTGELVSLTGQQADSLNRLQSIADNIRHATGVDRDTALNYALTALGAKELGLSGGLSGTFGLGEGGGAGLGILGNIRGALRGQTQYQEGFQDSSRLSQSLQNAIDSANKSDYSNLLSITDRFGTSTELGTSTQSGTFGGSEKTSGITDARAFYNEASGQLQQAQSLERVQATTVSGGVSSSFNLTPEIASRFANSEDLNRAFYDYVHNPESTNAQRFRNAVSEYQQRVFNEERFGGTPTVAAGVGLILPNVDRNQLESFQLQEPSNINSVVNFGEGERRPLGSGGVTIPQTLGVQQEVDQIRSHVEHGYENIQHDRGHVQTEFQSERNRTQGEIFDFSPSLPRATGNALTGYDPEHGQRTSEVVSDPYVPQVYEKSVQEPGGKTKTVIIGNPPEEQPESLNNKVVVPEEYRNRGK
- a CDS encoding conjugal transfer protein TraH; its protein translation is MRFITLVFTIALTISTPALADLNSQVQDMFNRLGFEGSAVTEPGIYETQSRGYVTGGSLSIRTPYDTLQPFTVSLPSIRAGCQGIDVFLGAFSYINVDELIQKLKTIGTSALSYGFMLAIKTLCPSCYDVLQWLEDVSRSANQLAINTCQAGESVAKGVFGLASAIRTGQWGRCAQIGNASGGFEDFISAWRACADDLTSAQASASGDDAVRANPEGNLVWRALQQLDVPDDLRQYIMSTTGTVIVTNDSATSKAPLLTVSDLVNGGPVMRYQCDGSECLNPTEVSETIDGFKQMVKSKLEEAFMAIITKSEPSDEIKQFIEALPSPVWKFLNVTSGYPVPAGKSFIEQYSDSIAILAATYWFDMAFRHTTQGLQSAGLNGVAGSKEALDSFYRDSKQVYDMAYNELGKSETKLQNFDSLLKTLDFLERRLTQNLESSGILAQYNFGKDNNTVQIR
- a CDS encoding conjugal transfer protein TraF; the encoded protein is MYKTSVTLVLLLLPLSTLRVRAEEYRYFDEHHRGWFWYEIIKELQEKKAELPHEQTQASPLTVEDIRKRGEELFNRAVLDPTPENVREYMAYQKLMLDRSQQFAEVWRSTLWENPQLDETVRHPTSSLGIQLATAEDKNSMREVITKLSQSGELIFFFTTACPYCQEESRLLKVLQQNYPIGIMAVSLDGAGLPDWGDYQVDRGQARNLGVTEVPALFLLVPPDKVIRVSTGLVSYDELEKRLYLVGQQILGINRQDYPPTQAFLSGNNGIGASPALQEETSDSSLETFFKTRSVKNPTSLFLQTEEVSR